One genomic segment of Mytilus galloprovincialis chromosome 5, xbMytGall1.hap1.1, whole genome shotgun sequence includes these proteins:
- the LOC143075618 gene encoding uncharacterized protein LOC143075618 isoform X1: MSVGHTFLMSKREYGNKVIKTIVKHRTCGTCKWWKRNRPGRKPRPHRCVWNHRGSARLMESQAGMQAVKELLEQGTPVKTIEGDGDNTLIARLKSELNLTVTKKFDKNHTIKNIVARLYDLQKNNKNLKISSLVIRHLTKSIKYVFAKNQGQPDDMKNNLEALIPHQFGDHSLCQPRFCGYKRKPSVKYLHRSLPYKAPLSDPVLREKLQNLFEPVILKAASYADLGSSQACEHANRAASLRAPKHLHYGESESLDFRVKASAACINEGRNYLSETFKRHGLSPGSFTVPYNSKKDHEREKRQKKSKLPEQKLRRLKLKEERITSKGACEATEGASYESEISFSEQAEDIERIPDAIPKPLFTAVSSLDNPTFVIIDLETTDLIRRNIIPHIVQIAAKEHRTQTSFNRYIPPQLPMSNEAEKVTGIVWDGRKLFYKGVELDFVNIKVAISDFFMWLNQFSNAVLVAHNGKNFDFRVLSTAVYNCNMYDNFTQIVMGFIDSLALFRSNFPKIEKYNQPFLAQHFCKEEYNAHNAVDDVNMLDKILIAANVSKELMLKLCYNSNSHLLQENFIKAKAKNLPSFHPLIASGVMKMTTAENIAGSGLNCAHLKLIYTRKGEDGLIDVLMSKTAFGKPRVSNDKKLMCSVVQKMGNMFSEL; the protein is encoded by the exons ATGTCTGTAGGTCATACATTTTTGATGAGCAAGCGTGAGTATGGTAATAAAGTTATCAAAACAATTGTTAAGCATCGTACGTGTGGAACATGCAAATGGTGGAAGAGAAATAGGCCAGGTAGAAAACCAAGACCACACAGATGTGTGTGGAATCACAGAGGGTCAGCTAGATTGATGGAAAGCCAAGCAGGAATGCAGGCTGTCAAAGAGTTGCTGGAACAAGGAACCCCTGTAAAGACTATCGAGGGAGATGGGGATAACACATTGATAGCAAGGCTAAAATCTGAACTTAATTTAACAGTTActaaaaaatttgacaaaaatcataCCATCAAAAACATTGTTGCCAGATTATATgatctacaaaaaaataacaagaatttgaAAATTAGCAGCTTAGTcataagacatttgacaaaatccatcAAATATGTTTTTGCCAAAAATCAAGGTCAACCAGATGACATGAAAAATAACCTGGAAGCATTAATTCCACACCAATTTGGGGATCATAGCCTGTGTCAACCCAGGTTCTGTGGCTACAAAAGGAAACCTAGTGTGAAATACCTTCATAGAAGCTTACCATACAAGGCTCCACTATCAGATCCTGTTTTACGAGAAAAACTGCAAAACCTTTTTGAGCCAGTCATTTTGAAGGCAGCTTCTTATGCAGATTTAGGGTCTAGCCAGGCATGTGAGCATGCAAATAGAGCAGCTTCCTTGCGTGCTCCAAAACATCTGCACTATGGAGAGAGTGAAAGCTTGGACTTTCGAGTAAAAGCCTCTGCTGCCTGTATTAATGAAGGAAGAAACTACTTGTCCGAG ACATTCAAAAGACATGGACTTTCTCCTGGAAGTTTCACAGTCCCTTACAATTCCAAGAAAGACCATGAAAGAGAAAAACggcaaaagaaatcaaaattaccaGAACAAAAATTAAGACGATTAAAACTTAAAGAAGAAAGAATTACATCCAAAGGAGCCTGTGAGGCAACAGAAGGAGCCAGCTATGAATCTG AAATAAGTTTTAGTGAACAAGCTGAGGACATTGAGAGGATTCCAGATGCTATCCCCAAGCCTTTATTTACGGCAGTGTCCTCTTTAGACAACCCAACTTTTGTCATCATTGATTTAGAAACTACAGATTTGA TCAGAAGAAACATCATTCCTCACATAGTACAGATAGCTGCCAAAGAACACAGAACTCAAACCAGTTTCAACCGTTACATACCACCACAGCTACCAATGTCTAATGAAGCCGAAAAGGTGACTGGTATTGTTTGGGATGGACGAAAGCTTTTTTACAAAGGGGTTGAACTAGACTTTGTTAATATAAAGGTTGCcatatctgatttttttatgtggTTAAATCAATTCAGTAATGCTGTACTTGTAGCACATAATGGGAAAAATTTTGATTTTCGGGTTTTGTCAACAGCTGTTTATAACTGTAATATGTATGATAATTTTACTCAGATTGTTATGGGATTTATAGACTCATTGGCCCTTTTTAGATCAAACTTTcccaaaatagaaaaatataatcaGCCATTTTTAGCACAACATTTTTGTAAGGAGGAATATAATGCCCACAATGCTGTGGATGATGTAAATATGCTTGATAAAATACTTATTGCTGCTAATGTTTCTAAAGAACTAATGCTTAAACTTTGTTACAATTCTAATTCTCATTTACTGCAAGAAAACTTCATCAAGGCAAAAGCTAAAAACTTGCCAAGCTTTCATCCCCTGATTGCTAGCGGTGTAATGAAAATGACAACAGCAGAGAATATTGCTGGATCAGGTTTGAACTGTGCTcatttaaaacttatttataCTCGTAAAGGAGAAGATGGACTTATTGATGTTCTTATGTCTAAAACTGCTTTTGGTAAGCCAAGAGTTTCTAATGATAAAAAATTAATGTGTTCTGTGGTACAAAaaatgggcaatatgttttcagAATTGTGA
- the LOC143075618 gene encoding uncharacterized protein LOC143075618 isoform X3 — translation MIDALGGPQRVNNVLSTLNLPPISHKNLKVMERRAGEMIEGFANLSMDQRCREAFEAEKSNAAEDENGTENMLETNTDSHTDMTDTNTDSHTDMTDTNSNNRNESVPAVNFSGMTVCTDHGWQKRGFDSLTDIQKTWTFSWKFHSPLQFQERP, via the exons ATGATTGATGCCTTAGGTGGTCCTCAGAGGGTAAACAATGTACTGTCCACTTTGAACCTGCCACCTATTTCACATAAGAATTTAAAAGTTATGGAGAGGAGAGCAGGggaaatgatagaaggttttgcCAATTTAAGTATGGATCAAAGATGCAGAGAGGCATTTGAAGCTGAAAAGAG CAATGCTGCAGAGGATGAAAATGGAACTGAGAATATGCTGGAGACTAATACTGATAGTCATACTGACATGACAGATACTAATACTGATAGTCATACTGACATGACAGATACTAATTCAAATAATAG AAATGAATCTGTGCCAGCTGTTAATTTTTCTGGAATGACTGTTTGTACTGACCATGGATGGCAGAAAAGGGGATTTGATAGTTTAACTG ACATTCAAAAGACATGGACTTTCTCCTGGAAGTTTCACAGTCCCTTACAATTCCAAGAAAGACCATGA